The Verrucomicrobiota bacterium genomic sequence CGAGGCGGGACTTGCACCCGCTGGCCTGTCAAAGATCGAAGGCTGCACCAGAAAAGCAGGAAGCCGAACATGGCAGAAAAATTTATTGGCAAAAAGATTATGACCGGAAGATGCCAAATTCGAAGTCGGAAGCCAACTTTTGCAGAAAAATCACCGCTAAAAGGTAGAAGCTTGGATTCAGGAGATGGCCGCCCGCGAATCGCGCGAATCAACGCGAATGAGGACCGCCATTTCGGATTTATGTTCATGTCATTCATGGGCGTCACGGTAGCAAGATTTTCGGGAAAGTGGTTCCCTCCGGGAGGGAAATTATGTGTACGTACACATAAGGGAAATTCGGCAGGAGCCAGTGACCATTGAGCAGTAATCATTGAGCAGGACGGGACCACCAAGGTCAAAAACTGACATTACTTGGTCAAAGTTGAACATGTTCAGGCGGCGTGTTGAGGCGTAGGGTGGTGCCAGATATAGTCATGAAAACGATCAAAATTCTACCGGTGATACTCGCGCTTTCATCCGCTTCCATTTCGGCAGCGGAAGGCAAACTGGATCTTCCCGTCCTGGACGGAGCGTTCAAACCCGACTGGGCGTCCTTAAAGCAGTACCAATGCCCCGACTGGTTCCGCGATGCCAAGTTCGGCATCTGGGCTCACTGGGGGCCGCAGTGCCAACCGGAACAGGGTGACTGGTACGCCCGCAACATGTACACGGAGGGGAGCGGGCAAAATAAGTATCATGTCGCCACCTACGGGCACCCCTCGAAGTTCGGTTTCAAGGATATTTGCAACCTGTGGAAGGCCGACAAGTTCGATCCAGATGCGTTGATGTCCCTCTATAAACAGGCGGGTGCAAAGTATTTCGTCCAGATGGCCAATCACCATTGTAATTTCGATAATTATGATTCGACCTACCAGCCGTGGAATTCGGTAAAGATCGGGCCCAAGAAGGACCTAGTGGGGTTGTGGGCGGCGGCGGCCAAAAAATATGACGTCCACTTCGGCGTCACCGTGCATGCGGGACGCGCCTGGAGTTGGTACGAAGGCGCGCAGGGTGCCGATACCAATGGCCCGATGAAAGGCGTACCGTATGACGGCAAGCTCACCAAGGCGGATGGCAAAGGCTTGTGGTGGGACGGCCTTGATCCGCAGGATTTGTACGCGCAAAACCATGCAATTGGGACGAAACCGGATGATGCGTATTGCCAGAAATTTTACAACCGGACCAAGGAGCTGATTGACAAGTATCAACCGGATCTCCTGTATTTTGACGATAGCGTGTTGCCGCTCGGAAACCGGCCAGAGATCGGTCTTAGCTTGGCGGCACACCTCTACAACTCGAACGCGAAGGCGCATGGGGGACGCAACGATGCCGTGATGAATACCAAGGGGCTGAACGAGGAACAACGCCAATGCTTGATCTGGGATATCGAGCGCGGCATCAGCGACCGGATCGAACCATTTGTCTGGCAGACGGACACCTGCATTGGTGGCTGGCATTACAATCGCGGCATCTACGACAAACACGGGTATAAAACCCCGGCGACGGTGATTCATTTATTGGCGGACATCGTCAGCAAAAACGGGAATCTGTTGTTGAACGTGCCAGTGCGGGGCGACGGCACCATTGATGAGGATGAAACAAAGTGCCTGGAAGGAATCGCCGCCTGGATGCGGCTGAACAGCGAAGCCATCTTCGGTACCCGGCCTTGGAAAGTGTATGGCGAAGGATACAAAAGCGCCAAGGCTGGCGCCGGCAATTTCAACGAAGGCAAGGGTAACCAATACACCGCTGAAGACATGCGCTTCACCACCAAGGGCGATATGTTGTATGCCATTGTGTTTGGCTGGCCGGATAGCGGGAAGTTTGTGGTGAAAACCCTGGGTAAAAAACAGGCGGGGCTCAAAGGAGACATCACCAGCGTGGAACTGCTCGGTGCCAGTACCACGGCGGCGTTTGAACGCACCGAGGCCGGTCTGTCCGTCACCTTGCCGCAGCAAAAAGTGGGTGACTGTGCCTGGGTACTGAAGATCAAGGGTCTCGACTTGGCGGGTTCAAATCCGACGGAGCAAATGACCATCATTCCGTTCTTTGTCAAGGCGGGGAAGGATGGCGGTTTCAAATGCAATGCGGATGACGCGGATCTGCACGGGAAGAAGATCCGGATGCAGGGCCATGGCAGCAAGGCGAACGTTAGCCGTTGGGATGACCATGGCGAATACATCTCATGGCCGTTGGAAGTGACTAAAGCTGGCAAGTTCCAGGTGACAGTGCGCACCGCATCGCAACGGACGGAGAACGCAATCGTTGTGGAGATAGGCGGGCAGCAGCTTGGCGGTACGGCTCCCAAAACCAGTTCGTGGGAGGAGTACACGGACGTGAAGCTGGGTCAGGTTGAGATCAAGGAACCGGGCAAACTTACCCTTACCGTGCGCCCGGCAGGCGAAGCCAAACAATGGAAAGCGATCAATCTGGCGTCGGTGACGCTCAAGGCCGTCAAATAAAGTGTTTTGACAGGATGAACCGGATTCCCAGGATAGTCGGCGATGGGAATGATGGGAAACCATGCGACGAATGGGAATGGTTTGAGGTTGAAGTGGCTGTCCGACATGGATTCGAACCATGACAAAGAGCTCCAAAAACTCTTGTGCTACCATTACACCATCGGACAACAGCGGCGACTAAACTATACCATGCCATGGCGTTTTGGAAGGGATTTTTTTGCAGAATTTTTTCTCCGTTTTTCTGAACCACGCATTAACCACTGCCAGCGCCAGTAATCGCTTTAACTCGGCTGGGGCGGCTGGGCTGCCGAGCGGTTTAGTTCCGGATCTCAATGCCGCGACGCGTCGGTTCGTCTGGCACTTGGATCTGATCCAGCCGCTCCAGGAGCTGATTGCCCAGGAAATTATTCTGTAGTTGCACCAAACGGCTATCGTGGATGGTCAGTTTGCCATGCGGCGGCAGGAAGCGGTTTCCGGTAAGCGTCACCTTTTCCGTGTAACCCAGATCCAGCAGGCCATCAAGGGTGTTGTTTTGCAGGAGCACCCGGGCAATTACCGGCTGGGTGGGTACTGCGCGTTTGCCACTCGGTCCCTGGATCAGCGAGGTGAATTCCAGCACCGTTCGCGGGTTACCTCGGCCCCGTTGGAACCGGGAATTGCGAATCACCACATCCGCAGGCAGAGGCCCTTCGATATTATCGCCGTAGAACCAGCAGAACGCGGTGATATCGCAATCCTCGATTTTCACCGGTGATTGAAACCGGCAACTGTTGAAGATTTTGCAACGCCGCAGGGTGGTGTCCGGATTCGCGCTGCTCACGTTCCACACCACGGCACCCACCTTCAAATCCGGCAGTGGGTGATCCAAGGTCACGGTCACGACCGGCGAGGCCGGGCGGGCGCCAGACGTGGATGGATGATCTTGCGCCAGGGACGCCGTGATCCTGGCTCGGTCCAACAATTTTCCACCCGCCACGTCGTAACCAGACACGATGTCACCCACATGATATGGCACGATGCCCAGCGGAAAATTCTGCCGGAGACGGAATTTCCCCGGGGCCAGCACTTCCACCACTTTGGCGGAATGGGTGGCGGTATTGAACGAGTCGTCGTTCATGCCTTCCAGGTGACAGTCCTCCCATAGCAGGGTGGCGTAGTTGGCTTTGACATGAAACCCATCGCGCCACGATGAAGTCAGCCGTCCGGTGCCGGGTTTGGGGCGGATATCAAAGCGGCGAAACACACAGGTCCCGTGATTGCGCGCCAGGTTCACGCCAAACAATGGCGCTGACCATAGGTTGATATCTTCGCAGAGCACACTGTGGTTTTCCTCGATGACGAATGCCGGGCTGGCGCCGTAGCCCTCCATCTTGTGCGCGATGCCACGCACCGGCAGGCTGATGCGTGTCTGGCCTTCCTTGATTTGGTTAAAGCCATTAAAATTATCCACCGCAAACACCCGGAAGATCCGTTGTTCCAGACTGCCGGGATACGCCGCCTGGCTATCCTTGATAAAATAATGTTGGCCGGTAAGGCTATGGGGGCCTTGATGCCAGAGCATCCCAAAGTAGGCCTGCTCTCGCTCGCGGGTTGGCCCGCCCAAGGGTGGCAGCACAAAGCCGTCGTGGATTTTTACATCCACCGTTTTCATCTGCGGATTTTTCGCCACAATAGTGCCATCGGCGAAAGGCAGCGGATCAAAATCCACCGAACAACCGCGCACCGTCACATTCGTGCAATGGGTCAGGTGCAGAAACCGCAGCCGCGCATCCAGGAGAAAGAGGGAACCACCGCCATCCAGAGTTACCTCCTGCAGGTCTTTTAATGTGAACACCCACGTTTCCGGCGTGGTTTTGACCCGGTACGTTTTGTGGCTTTCAAAACGCAGGCTGGAAAATGACCCAGCTTCCCTCAGCTTGTCCAGCGCCCGCTGGATGGCGGGGCCGTCATCGGTCACCCCATCCCCTTTGGTGCCAAAATCCGCCACCCGAAGCTCGGTAGCGCCCGGCAAAGGCGAGACCAAGCCGGCCGAAAAAACCAGCAGGCCCGCCAACAGGTGAACATAGTGGCTCGTCATAATCGGTGGTTTCACTTCCCAGCGGAGTAGCAACCAACGTTACCCCTTTTTAGCCACCCAGCGAATGGCCTGGGACACCAACTGGCGATCGTTTGGAGCGGTTGGTGTTTTTCATAAGTGGGGTTACGGATTCGGTTCGCGCAAATTCCACGAGTCGCGCCAAGGCACCTCGAAACCGGTTTTGGTGAACGTCACGGGCAGCCACAAATAACGCGAGTCCGGCAGGTCATTCTGGCTCCAACGATCACCCATGAAAATAAACGTGCCAGGCTGGCCCGCCACCGGCAGCACAAAGGTGCTCTGACCGCGAAACGTGATGTTCGCCTCGGGCCCCCGGCAGGGGTTCGGGAGTTCCTTCCACGGTCCCCAAATCGAGTCGGCCACGGCGGAGCGCGCCGCGTTGGGTGCCCAGCCGGTGCAACCGGAGGCCACCAGGTAGTAGCGTCCCTGGTGCTTGAAGATCGCTGGCGCTTCCATGGAGCGTTTCTCGAACACCCGCTCGAAACGTCCCGCCGGCTTTAAATAATCGTCCGTCAGCAACGAAATATGCATGGTGGCGTTTTCTTCCGAGGCATGGAATAGATAGGCTTTGCCGTCCTCATCCGCAAACACCGTCATATCGCGGCTCATGGCGCCGTCCGGTCGCAGGCTGCCCAGGTAGCGGAACGGGCCGGTGGGGGAATCGCTGGTCGCCACGCCCGCATGGGCCAATTGATAATCCTCGGAATCCACATGCATCCACATGACGAACTGCTTAGTGGTGCGATTGTAAATTACCTTGGGCCGCTCCAACACTTTGGTCTTGTGAAGCTCGTGCGCGGGATCACCCTGCACGGCGGGCAGCACGTTGCCTTCCGATTTCCAGTTGTACAAATCGCTGGAGGAATAACAGGAGATCCCAATCAGCTCGACCCGGGTACCGCCCCAACTGCGATTGCATTCCGGTGCCCAAGTCTTGCCCGTCTTGATCTCGCCATACCAGTAATACCGCTGGTTGTGATACAAGATACCGCCGCCATGCGCGTTAATGGGCGCGCCAGTGGTATCGGTCCAGATTTCGCCTGGCTTGAACTGGCTGTGCGGTGTGATCTGGGCGGCCTGAGTCGCGAGGCAGCCAGCCAGCCACACCAGTGCGAGCCATGGCTTTACCCATGATAAGGAACGGATTTGCTTCATAATTTTCGTCTCTTCTATAGCGTCAGCAGCTAGTTACTGCAAGCAAGGGATGCGCAAAATGCGGAGATTTCCTCCGGCCAGAGTATTT encodes the following:
- a CDS encoding glycoside hydrolase family 43 protein, with amino-acid sequence MKQIRSLSWVKPWLALVWLAGCLATQAAQITPHSQFKPGEIWTDTTGAPINAHGGGILYHNQRYYWYGEIKTGKTWAPECNRSWGGTRVELIGISCYSSSDLYNWKSEGNVLPAVQGDPAHELHKTKVLERPKVIYNRTTKQFVMWMHVDSEDYQLAHAGVATSDSPTGPFRYLGSLRPDGAMSRDMTVFADEDGKAYLFHASEENATMHISLLTDDYLKPAGRFERVFEKRSMEAPAIFKHQGRYYLVASGCTGWAPNAARSAVADSIWGPWKELPNPCRGPEANITFRGQSTFVLPVAGQPGTFIFMGDRWSQNDLPDSRYLWLPVTFTKTGFEVPWRDSWNLREPNP
- a CDS encoding alpha-L-fucosidase, which codes for MKTIKILPVILALSSASISAAEGKLDLPVLDGAFKPDWASLKQYQCPDWFRDAKFGIWAHWGPQCQPEQGDWYARNMYTEGSGQNKYHVATYGHPSKFGFKDICNLWKADKFDPDALMSLYKQAGAKYFVQMANHHCNFDNYDSTYQPWNSVKIGPKKDLVGLWAAAAKKYDVHFGVTVHAGRAWSWYEGAQGADTNGPMKGVPYDGKLTKADGKGLWWDGLDPQDLYAQNHAIGTKPDDAYCQKFYNRTKELIDKYQPDLLYFDDSVLPLGNRPEIGLSLAAHLYNSNAKAHGGRNDAVMNTKGLNEEQRQCLIWDIERGISDRIEPFVWQTDTCIGGWHYNRGIYDKHGYKTPATVIHLLADIVSKNGNLLLNVPVRGDGTIDEDETKCLEGIAAWMRLNSEAIFGTRPWKVYGEGYKSAKAGAGNFNEGKGNQYTAEDMRFTTKGDMLYAIVFGWPDSGKFVVKTLGKKQAGLKGDITSVELLGASTTAAFERTEAGLSVTLPQQKVGDCAWVLKIKGLDLAGSNPTEQMTIIPFFVKAGKDGGFKCNADDADLHGKKIRMQGHGSKANVSRWDDHGEYISWPLEVTKAGKFQVTVRTASQRTENAIVVEIGGQQLGGTAPKTSSWEEYTDVKLGQVEIKEPGKLTLTVRPAGEAKQWKAINLASVTLKAVK